Proteins encoded by one window of Deinococcus ruber:
- a CDS encoding response regulator transcription factor, with the protein MSPRDVLVITHDAHLAAPLETALRGAGHHVRIAGTVMAGLILAREAGPSVVLVERELPDGRGRDVITRLRGSSVPILVLTDRDIVEETVELLQLGANNVLVKPVAVQELVVQIRVQLRRPQRDEHLSYHGLEVWPHLQRVTVHGQNLRLTDKQRTLLAALLRTPGQIVSRADLTDALWPTRTLVKDSHALEVHVNHLRANFAAVGLHGVIHTVRQGGYMIHLERIDNGRNTPNSSSEP; encoded by the coding sequence ATGTCGCCCCGGGACGTCCTCGTCATTACCCACGATGCCCACCTTGCGGCACCTCTGGAGACTGCGTTACGCGGGGCCGGCCATCACGTCCGGATTGCCGGCACGGTGATGGCCGGGTTGATCCTGGCGCGAGAAGCGGGGCCGAGCGTGGTGCTGGTGGAACGTGAGTTGCCGGATGGCCGCGGCCGTGACGTCATCACTCGCCTGCGCGGCAGCAGCGTCCCGATCCTGGTGCTGACTGACCGAGACATTGTCGAAGAGACGGTGGAACTCTTGCAGCTCGGCGCCAACAACGTTCTGGTGAAGCCGGTCGCGGTGCAGGAACTCGTCGTCCAGATCAGGGTGCAGTTGCGGCGACCTCAGCGCGACGAGCACCTGTCGTATCACGGGCTGGAGGTGTGGCCACACCTCCAGCGTGTGACCGTGCACGGTCAGAACCTGCGGCTCACGGATAAGCAGCGCACACTCCTGGCAGCTCTGCTGCGCACGCCGGGTCAGATCGTCTCGCGGGCTGACCTGACAGACGCTCTGTGGCCAACGCGCACCCTGGTCAAAGACAGCCACGCGCTCGAAGTTCACGTCAACCATCTCCGCGCGAACTTCGCAGCGGTCGGTCTGCACGGCGTGATTCACACAGTGCGCCAGGGGGGCTATATGATCCACTTGGAGAGGATCGATAACGGCCGCAACACACCGAATTCCTCGTCGGAACCTTAA
- a CDS encoding transposase family protein: MPKNARQHHPLMNTQRADHRRLAQVRPPVEHVIRRLKVLYILKKTYRHRRRRVHLRVNFMAALCNRFPFQT, from the coding sequence ATCCCGAAGAACGCGAGGCAGCATCACCCGCTCATGAATACCCAGCGGGCTGACCATCGTCGACTGGCACAGGTGAGACCGCCCGTGGAGCATGTCATCCGGCGGCTTAAGGTCCTCTATATCCTCAAGAAGACGTATCGGCATCGACGGCGCCGCGTTCACCTCCGGGTCAATTTCATGGCTGCACTTTGCAATCGCTTCCCCTTCCAAACCTGA
- a CDS encoding integrase core domain-containing protein — MQLAKLTLDEAIAVLRAQGHHESILAQSDGGSDFTSDLVHQGCLKDGSWVRCKVSQPGGTGLLERLNRTSKDQFAFRQDWQSMADVRTAMPNVHRWYNHERRHSAPLYATPWSTLTSSANARNAA, encoded by the coding sequence ATGCAGCTTGCCAAACTGACCCTCGACGAGGCGATCGCCGTCCTGCGTGCTCAGGGACATCACGAGAGCATCTTGGCGCAGAGTGACGGAGGCAGCGATTTTACCAGTGACCTCGTTCACCAGGGCTGTTTGAAGGACGGCAGTTGGGTGCGCTGCAAGGTGTCTCAGCCGGGCGGCACCGGGCTCCTGGAACGTCTCAACCGGACCTCCAAAGACCAGTTCGCCTTCCGCCAGGACTGGCAGTCCATGGCCGATGTCCGGACGGCCATGCCGAACGTTCACCGCTGGTACAACCACGAGCGCCGTCATTCGGCGCCCTTGTACGCCACGCCTTGGTCTACACTGACGTCATCGGCGAACGCTCGCAACGCCGCTTGA
- a CDS encoding C1 family peptidase, with amino-acid sequence MLGLFKLFAPDGAERVIKGYKPSKPKVGTKQFSKLGANISRLPNKVDLRPQMTTVEDQGNTNSCAANATAGAYEYLLKRHQGELKDVSRLYIYYNARHTADPDNIEDEGATLSDVIDSLKEYGACTEPSWIFDEASVNDMPSDDAYQEGASFVVEEARQVPLDLDTWKTALAAGNPIIFGIMLYDSFDKQRKPGLVPAPTKGELSRESHSGHAMLCVGYSDPDQVFIVRNSWGSEWGDKGYCYMSYDYMMDSNHNFDDSWIIERVEELPVDAEAWSDDEESVLEEVSTALAGMDEETYANLLETMGDFSFELRMALLFLAAVSADGEISDEEIAVVSQYLEPVLEQTGGHQNAAGILRHARKQLKNQALIDESIEVIWQCFDYDVLASMTNQMEEAASADGFSKAERRFLEDLTSRWQAGADEEDTDEEDTDEEDTDEE; translated from the coding sequence ATGTTGGGATTGTTTAAGCTGTTCGCTCCTGACGGAGCTGAGCGCGTCATCAAGGGGTACAAGCCCTCGAAGCCAAAGGTGGGGACCAAGCAGTTCAGTAAGCTCGGTGCCAATATCAGCCGCCTCCCGAACAAGGTCGACCTGCGGCCGCAGATGACCACCGTCGAGGACCAAGGCAACACCAACAGCTGCGCGGCCAATGCCACCGCTGGCGCCTACGAATACCTGCTCAAACGCCATCAGGGCGAACTGAAGGACGTCAGCCGGCTCTACATCTACTACAACGCCCGTCACACGGCCGATCCTGACAACATCGAGGACGAGGGCGCGACCCTCTCGGACGTGATCGACAGCCTCAAAGAGTACGGCGCCTGCACCGAGCCGAGCTGGATCTTCGATGAGGCTTCGGTCAACGACATGCCCAGCGACGACGCCTATCAAGAAGGCGCCAGCTTCGTCGTTGAAGAGGCCCGCCAAGTTCCGCTGGATCTCGACACCTGGAAGACTGCCCTGGCCGCCGGCAACCCGATCATTTTCGGCATCATGCTCTACGATTCCTTCGACAAGCAGCGAAAGCCCGGCCTCGTGCCCGCCCCGACAAAGGGCGAGCTCAGCCGCGAGTCTCACAGTGGTCACGCCATGCTGTGCGTGGGGTACTCGGATCCTGACCAGGTCTTCATCGTACGCAACTCCTGGGGCAGCGAGTGGGGCGACAAGGGCTACTGCTACATGTCATACGACTACATGATGGATTCCAATCACAACTTCGATGACAGTTGGATCATCGAGCGCGTTGAGGAGCTTCCAGTAGATGCAGAAGCCTGGAGCGATGACGAGGAATCCGTGCTGGAGGAAGTTTCGACGGCACTCGCCGGGATGGACGAAGAAACGTATGCCAACCTGCTCGAGACCATGGGCGATTTCTCGTTCGAGTTGCGCATGGCGTTGCTCTTCTTGGCGGCGGTTTCTGCTGACGGTGAGATCAGCGACGAGGAAATCGCAGTGGTCAGCCAGTACCTCGAGCCGGTACTCGAGCAAACCGGCGGCCACCAGAACGCCGCAGGGATTCTCAGACATGCCCGCAAGCAACTCAAAAATCAGGCGTTGATCGACGAGTCAATTGAAGTGATCTGGCAATGCTTCGATTACGACGTGCTGGCGAGCATGACTAATCAGATGGAAGAAGCCGCCTCGGCGGATGGCTTCTCGAAAGCTGAGCGCAGGTTTCTCGAGGATCTCACCTCGCGATGGCAGGCCGGGGCAGATGAAGAAGACACAGACGAAGAAGACACAGACGAAGAAGACACAGACGAAGAGTAA
- a CDS encoding transposase has product MGKQRNVWSTDVKEAIVLSVLRGDLGVAEAARQHGVNESLIHTWKTRFLEAGRARLAGDCQDQGMTTLERENDRRGRIVAEKELELDIARNVRRL; this is encoded by the coding sequence ATGGGGAAACAACGAAACGTCTGGAGCACGGACGTCAAAGAAGCCATCGTCCTCAGCGTGCTGCGGGGCGATCTCGGCGTCGCGGAAGCGGCCCGGCAGCACGGGGTCAACGAGAGCCTGATCCACACCTGGAAGACCCGGTTTCTGGAGGCGGGCCGTGCCCGCCTCGCCGGTGACTGCCAGGATCAGGGCATGACCACCTTGGAACGGGAGAACGACCGCAGGGGGCGCATCGTGGCCGAAAAGGAACTGGAGCTCGATATCGCGCGAAACGTGCGGCGGCTCTGA